From Eptesicus fuscus isolate TK198812 chromosome 13, DD_ASM_mEF_20220401, whole genome shotgun sequence, the proteins below share one genomic window:
- the ARL14EP gene encoding ARL14 effector protein — MMDPCSVGVQLRTTNECHKTYYTRHTGFKTLQELSSNDMLLLQLRTGMTLSGNNTICFHHAKIYIERFEDLQKSCCDPFNIHKKLAKKNLHVIDLDDATFLSAKFGRQLVPGWKLCPKCTQIINGSVDVDSEDRQKRKPDSDGRTAKALKSLQFANPGKQTEFPPETGKREKRRLTKSVTSGSDRQVIPAKSKVYDSQGLLIFSGMDLCDCLDEDCLGCFYACPACGSTKCGAECRCDRKWLYEQIEIEGGEIIHNKHAG, encoded by the exons ATGATGGATCCATGTTCAGTTGGAGTTCAGCTTCGTACCACAAATGAATGCCATAAAACCTACTATACTCGTCATACAGGTTTCAAGACTTTGCAAGAATTGTCATCAAATGATATGCTTCTACTTCAACTTAGAACTGGAATGACACTTTCTGGGAACAATACAATTTGCTTTCATCATGCAAAAATTTACATTGAAAGATTTGAGGATTTGCAGAAGTCATGTTGTGACCCCTTTAACATACATAAAAAACTAGCCAAAAAGAACTTGCATGTAATTGATTTAGATGATGCCACTTTTCTGAGTGCAAAATTTGGCAGACAGCTTGTACCTGGTTGGAAGCTTTGTCCAAAATGCACACAGATAATCAATGGAAGTGTGGATGTTGATTCTGAAGACCGGCAGAAAAGAAAACCTGATTCAGAT GGAAGAACTGCTAAAGCTTTGAAGTCATTACAGTTTGCAAATCCAGGAAAGCAAACTGAATTTCCTCCAGAAActggtaaaagagaaaaaagaaggcttACAAAAAGTGTAACCTCTGGTTCAGACAG ACAAGTGATACCAGCAAAGAGTAAGGTCTATGATAGCCAGGGTCTCCTGATTTTCAGCGGAATGGACCTCTGCGACTGCCTTGATGAGGATTGCTTAGGGTGTTTCTACGCTTGCCCTGCCTGTGGTTCCACCAAATGTGGAGCTGAATGCCGCTGTGACCGCAAGTGGCTCTATGAGCAAATCGAAATTGAAGGAGGagaaataattcataataaaCATGCTGGATAA